Proteins encoded together in one Penicillium digitatum chromosome 1, complete sequence window:
- a CDS encoding Actin-related protein 2/3 complex subunit 5, whose translation MSQINYRTINIDALDPESSANFPMESLLPATLPQAASASDAANAATQVRQMLRGGDPEGALRTVLETAPLGGDDRAKEVHLATVIDVLQGIRQGEMTRILEGVCSGDGGAERADCLMKYLYKGMSLAAPGSGAQSPKKSVSPQDTGFSQVQARNLGEGGGGQQMSVLLSWHERLVEIAGTGSIVRVMTDRRTV comes from the exons ATGTCGCAAATCAACTACCGTACCATCAACATCGATGCCCTGGACCCCGAGTCCTCGGCCAACTTCCCTATGGAATCACTCCTTCCCGCCACACTTCCCCAAGCCGCAAGCGCTAGTGATGCCGCCAATGCCGCGACACAGGTGCGCCAGATGCTGCGCGGTGGTGACCCGGAGGGCGCTCTGCGGACTGTCCTTGAGACGGCGCCACTGGGCGGCGACGACCGCGCCAAGGAGGTGCATCTTGCCACCGTCATTGATGTGCTGCAGGGTATTCGTCAGGGCGAGATGACCCGGATCCTGGAGGGCGTGTGCAGCGGAGATGGCGGGGCTGAGCGGGCGGATTGCTTGATGAAATACCT GTACAAGGGAATGTCCTTGGCTGCTCCCGGTAGCGGTGCCCAGTCGCCTAAGAAGTCGGTTTCGCCTCAGGACACGGGCTTCTCGCAGGTCCAGGCTCGCAACTTGGGTGAAGGTGGTGGTGGTCAGCAGATGAGCGTTTTGCTGAGCTGGCACGAGCGGCTTGTGGAGATTGCTGGTACTGGGTCGATTGTGCGGGTCATGACTGATCGTAGGACGGTTTGA